One Leptolyngbya ohadii IS1 genomic window carries:
- a CDS encoding ABC transporter permease, which yields MKNIKNLLLILITVVLFLPFLPLLIWSFAKGWYFPQLIPEQWTLQHWIQLLLPTTRVVEGLLQSLAIAFMTTLLSLLVGLPAGRAIGLMEFPGKAALKLFLLTPIIVSPLATLMGIQFVLIRLGLNGTIPGVILVHLMPTIPYMTLVLASVFANFDPSYEIQARSLGASPMQVFSQVTLPLIAPGLVVGALFAFLISWNEFLLTFFVGAGRVFTLPMVLFTLLQGGNNGLIAAVAITSVIPGLLFLLVSSKALQNEVTLGGLGNV from the coding sequence ATGAAAAATATAAAAAATCTATTGCTAATCTTAATCACTGTCGTATTGTTTCTGCCATTCCTGCCGCTGTTAATCTGGTCGTTCGCTAAGGGATGGTACTTTCCGCAGTTGATTCCGGAACAGTGGACGCTTCAACACTGGATACAGCTTTTGTTGCCGACGACGAGAGTAGTGGAGGGACTGCTGCAAAGTTTAGCGATCGCATTTATGACAACCCTGCTTTCGCTGCTGGTGGGACTTCCGGCGGGACGGGCGATCGGCTTAATGGAATTTCCGGGAAAGGCGGCTCTGAAGCTGTTTCTCCTGACTCCGATTATTGTTTCGCCGCTGGCAACGCTGATGGGCATCCAGTTTGTGCTGATTCGGCTCGGACTCAACGGCACAATTCCCGGCGTAATTCTGGTGCATCTCATGCCCACCATTCCCTACATGACGCTGGTACTTGCAAGCGTGTTTGCCAACTTCGATCCAAGCTACGAAATCCAGGCGCGATCGCTGGGCGCTTCTCCGATGCAGGTGTTTTCCCAGGTAACGCTTCCCCTCATTGCTCCCGGTCTGGTCGTGGGAGCGCTGTTTGCGTTCCTCATCTCCTGGAATGAGTTTCTGTTAACCTTTTTTGTGGGCGCAGGGCGGGTGTTTACTCTGCCGATGGTGCTGTTTACCCTGCTCCAGGGGGGCAATAATGGACTGATTGCGGCGGTTGCCATTACGTCCGTGATTCCGGGACTGCTGTTTTTGCTGGTATCCAGTAAAGCTTTGCAGAACGAGGTCACGCTGGGGGGATTGGGGAATGTCTGA
- a CDS encoding phosphotransferase — protein MSTQLLDLRVLKQQLAAHLQANSEAYLSQSHNPPELELLAHGEANVIFRLGQTALVRVAVNTPNQRFGGDIRRVTQFEQTILSYLEQTVIGHRLLAASLEPIADFPYTFLITNYLEGTSLDYSRNHLQKCAHTLAKLHRLPTIAGYETDRLCPAVPVIEQPLTLFYQEAKDYAQPYLDSPDADPDIVEMLRAVLDRARSRLRTEALLETYPHRCLVHSDHTFENWVINDCQAYLIDWEWAEIGSPAGDLGHFLSPVTVRRRQNYRLPPADRAFFLQCYYDALEDGDLAQRIERHFAAFGVFPAVRSLCWTAGYWITANRWYAESEDSPSAAERMARLQRSRQQFPELWQEVMGWLDEEI, from the coding sequence ATGTCTACCCAACTCCTTGATTTGAGAGTTCTCAAACAGCAGTTAGCGGCACATCTGCAAGCCAATTCGGAAGCATATTTAAGCCAATCGCACAATCCTCCAGAGTTAGAACTGCTGGCGCACGGGGAAGCAAACGTAATTTTTCGGTTAGGTCAGACTGCCCTCGTCCGGGTTGCGGTCAATACTCCCAATCAGCGATTTGGGGGAGACATTCGGCGCGTCACGCAGTTTGAACAAACGATATTAAGCTATCTGGAGCAAACGGTTATCGGGCATCGGCTTCTGGCGGCAAGTTTAGAGCCAATCGCAGACTTTCCCTACACCTTTCTCATCACCAATTATCTAGAGGGCACTTCCCTCGACTACAGCCGCAACCACCTGCAAAAATGTGCCCACACCCTCGCGAAACTCCATCGCCTCCCCACGATCGCGGGCTATGAAACCGATCGCCTTTGCCCAGCCGTCCCCGTCATTGAGCAACCCCTCACGCTGTTCTATCAGGAAGCCAAGGACTACGCCCAGCCCTACCTGGATTCCCCGGATGCTGATCCCGATATTGTGGAAATGCTGAGGGCGGTTTTAGACAGGGCACGATCGCGGCTCAGAACGGAGGCACTGCTGGAGACCTATCCCCACCGCTGTCTGGTTCACAGCGATCATACGTTTGAGAACTGGGTAATTAACGATTGTCAGGCGTATCTAATTGACTGGGAATGGGCGGAAATTGGCTCTCCGGCAGGCGATCTGGGACATTTTCTTTCTCCCGTCACGGTGCGGCGGCGACAGAACTACCGCTTACCCCCAGCGGATCGGGCTTTCTTTTTGCAGTGCTACTACGATGCGCTGGAAGACGGGGATTTGGCACAGCGAATAGAGCGTCATTTTGCGGCGTTTGGGGTTTTTCCGGCGGTGCGATCGCTTTGCTGGACGGCAGGATATTGGATCACAGCAAATCGCTGGTACGCGGAATCGGAGGACAGCCCCAGTGCAGCGGAACGAATGGCGCGGTTACAGCGGAGCCGTCAGCAGTTTCCAGAATTATGGCAGGAGGTGATGGGGTGGCTGGATGAGGAGATTTAG
- a CDS encoding TniQ family protein, whose translation MPDESWVFRVVPAPGESLGHFLGRFRRANHLSHRAIADHLGVRVKWVEDWELPSKRRNPTELQLIALSKLVEVDPKQLAKMLPPARLHLQTRLCSACYAKTSVHLAVWQRSGRTGCDRHALRLLSVCPVCKHGYRTPALWEDEHCEGCGLAFGQMQSYQEPIRKRGQSTPSTASPDELDGRQ comes from the coding sequence ATGCCTGACGAGAGCTGGGTATTTCGAGTTGTACCTGCGCCGGGAGAAAGCTTGGGACACTTCCTGGGGCGGTTTCGCCGTGCGAATCATTTGAGCCATCGCGCGATCGCGGATCATTTGGGCGTGCGTGTGAAGTGGGTTGAAGACTGGGAGCTGCCGTCGAAGCGACGAAACCCGACCGAGTTGCAACTGATCGCCCTGTCAAAATTAGTAGAGGTTGACCCCAAACAACTGGCAAAGATGCTGCCGCCTGCTCGCCTGCACCTACAAACCCGCCTGTGTTCAGCTTGCTATGCAAAAACTTCGGTACATTTAGCGGTGTGGCAGCGATCGGGGAGAACGGGGTGCGACCGTCATGCCCTGCGTCTCTTGTCAGTTTGTCCGGTTTGCAAGCATGGGTATCGCACCCCTGCCCTGTGGGAAGACGAACACTGTGAAGGGTGTGGGCTGGCATTTGGACAAATGCAGTCGTATCAGGAACCGATTCGCAAGCGTGGACAATCGACTCCATCAACCGCCTCGCCTGACGAGCTAGACGGTCGCCAGTAG
- a CDS encoding radical SAM protein gives MTFKERQPRDKGVITENRLLELHLYPGNQCNRDCSFCTVFGSPKGWYREYTAEHLDAVLQTVRLDDQGAIKFYGGEPTLDHENVIWAIAYLRQHQYQGAIVIYSNGIQSERLLQILESDPLGKTTASLNYSIATGDGAPPMPQKALEQLEAYEQNHPQSIAIGHPDVVDSGRGIDPFTGEASRPKANSRCPHCYPVLTTEGKFHACPFAIENQALHFQLGSTNSDTSEVLQNFQEFFRWLDTVHEPYASTHNLPACTVCWKHLDQLPMPSYASHLRSDQGN, from the coding sequence ATGACTTTCAAAGAGCGACAGCCCCGTGACAAGGGTGTAATCACAGAAAACCGCCTGCTCGAACTACATCTCTATCCAGGGAATCAGTGCAATCGGGACTGTTCTTTCTGTACGGTCTTTGGAAGTCCGAAGGGATGGTATCGCGAATACACCGCTGAACATTTGGATGCCGTTTTGCAGACGGTCAGGCTGGATGATCAGGGGGCGATTAAATTCTACGGCGGCGAACCCACCCTCGACCATGAGAACGTCATCTGGGCGATCGCCTATCTGCGGCAGCATCAATACCAGGGGGCGATCGTCATTTATTCCAACGGCATCCAATCGGAGCGGCTGCTGCAAATCCTGGAGTCCGATCCCCTGGGCAAAACAACGGCATCCCTCAACTACTCGATCGCGACGGGAGACGGTGCGCCGCCCATGCCCCAAAAGGCACTGGAACAGCTAGAGGCTTATGAGCAAAACCATCCCCAATCGATCGCGATCGGGCACCCTGATGTGGTGGATTCTGGGCGAGGCATAGATCCCTTTACCGGAGAAGCATCTCGCCCCAAGGCAAATTCACGCTGTCCCCACTGCTATCCGGTGCTGACCACGGAAGGCAAGTTTCACGCCTGTCCTTTTGCGATCGAAAATCAGGCTCTCCATTTTCAGCTCGGCAGTACTAATAGCGATACCTCAGAAGTGCTGCAAAACTTCCAGGAATTCTTCCGCTGGCTGGATACTGTCCACGAACCCTATGCCAGCACTCATAATCTCCCTGCCTGTACGGTCTGCTGGAAACATCTAGATCAGCTACCGATGCCGTCCTATGCGAGTCATTTGCGATCGGATCAGGGGAATTAG
- a CDS encoding Mu transposase C-terminal domain-containing protein, which produces MDPATELISVSPAAPGMQLALRLPTPDTDDSWLIVDGSSELPDYVQQRMRIIQQLLAARGTKTYTQVQRQAARSLGMSVRSLRRLVKAWQELGVAGLSRQPRSDQGSIKASQEWQDFIVKTYKDGNRGSRQMSPAQVAVQVQARAQTLGVEDYPGRTTVYRILRPYIEKVQQKRSLGWRQDRLTLHTREGLAIAIEWSNQVWQVDHTRADVLVVDQSGEVLGRPWLTIVVDTYSRCIMGIYLGFDAPSSAVVCLALRHAIMPKQYSSAYELQGNWGTYGLPQYLYTDGGKDFRSQHLEQVATELGIVLCLRRKPSDGGIVERPFGTFNTQFFSTLPGYVSSNVETRSPAAESEACLTLMQLEQMLVRYIVDHYNPAVDARMGDQSRIGRWEAGRIAQLPLLVDRELDLCLMRRDQRKVYRSGYIQFANLTYQGEHLAAYAGESVILRYDPRDITTVLVYQGKGSKEEFLTRAHAQGWETETLSYAEAQAISERKREAGRAISNRTMLEEVRDRETRIRKLQKQQKQQENVSVTPDVAVIDVLAVQVNATVTEPIVQPEPEVEVEKPKKPVPYVRVVDYEELKRGAGLL; this is translated from the coding sequence ATGGACCCTGCAACCGAACTGATTTCAGTCTCGCCTGCTGCTCCTGGAATGCAGCTTGCTCTGAGGTTGCCCACCCCTGACACAGACGATTCGTGGTTGATCGTCGATGGCAGCAGCGAACTGCCGGATTATGTGCAACAGCGAATGCGTATAATTCAGCAGCTATTGGCAGCACGCGGGACGAAAACATATACGCAAGTGCAGCGACAAGCTGCCCGCAGCTTAGGGATGAGTGTGCGAAGTCTGCGACGACTGGTGAAAGCGTGGCAGGAATTAGGCGTTGCCGGGTTGTCACGACAACCGCGATCAGACCAGGGCAGCATCAAAGCGAGCCAGGAGTGGCAGGACTTTATTGTGAAAACATATAAGGATGGGAATCGTGGGAGTCGGCAAATGAGTCCGGCCCAGGTTGCCGTTCAAGTACAGGCGCGTGCCCAAACGCTTGGGGTGGAGGACTACCCTGGACGCACAACCGTTTATCGCATTTTGCGTCCGTATATTGAGAAGGTTCAGCAAAAGCGATCGTTAGGGTGGCGACAGGATCGGTTGACGCTGCACACGCGGGAAGGATTAGCGATCGCGATCGAGTGGTCAAATCAAGTGTGGCAGGTGGATCACACCCGTGCAGATGTGCTAGTGGTGGATCAGTCTGGGGAAGTGCTAGGGCGACCGTGGCTAACGATTGTGGTGGATACCTACTCACGCTGCATTATGGGCATTTATCTCGGCTTTGATGCACCCAGTTCTGCTGTGGTGTGTTTAGCCTTACGTCATGCCATTATGCCCAAGCAATACAGTTCAGCCTATGAATTGCAAGGGAACTGGGGGACGTATGGGCTACCGCAGTATTTGTATACCGATGGGGGCAAAGACTTTCGCTCGCAGCATCTAGAGCAGGTGGCAACGGAACTAGGAATTGTGCTGTGTCTGCGGCGCAAGCCCTCAGATGGCGGGATTGTGGAGCGACCATTTGGGACATTCAACACGCAGTTTTTCTCTACTCTTCCCGGCTACGTGAGCAGTAACGTGGAGACCCGATCGCCAGCGGCAGAATCGGAAGCTTGCCTCACCTTGATGCAGCTAGAGCAAATGCTGGTGCGCTACATCGTGGATCACTACAACCCGGCAGTCGATGCGCGAATGGGGGATCAAAGTCGGATAGGACGATGGGAAGCGGGACGGATTGCTCAACTGCCCCTGTTGGTCGATCGAGAGTTAGATTTGTGCTTGATGCGACGGGACCAGCGCAAAGTGTATCGCAGTGGCTATATTCAGTTTGCGAATCTAACGTATCAGGGTGAACATTTAGCGGCTTATGCGGGAGAAAGCGTGATTCTGCGATATGACCCCCGCGACATCACAACAGTCTTGGTCTACCAGGGGAAGGGGTCAAAAGAAGAGTTTCTCACTCGTGCCCATGCTCAAGGCTGGGAGACGGAAACCTTGTCGTATGCAGAAGCACAGGCAATTAGCGAGCGGAAACGCGAAGCAGGCAGAGCGATTAGCAATCGAACAATGCTAGAGGAAGTGCGGGATCGTGAGACTCGCATCAGGAAGCTCCAGAAGCAGCAGAAACAACAGGAGAACGTTTCTGTAACCCCGGATGTTGCGGTAATTGATGTGTTGGCAGTTCAGGTGAATGCGACCGTAACCGAACCTATCGTTCAGCCAGAGCCAGAAGTTGAGGTCGAGAAGCCGAAGAAGCCCGTGCCGTATGTGCGGGTGGTGGACTATGAAGAGCTGAAACGAGGAGCAGGGTTGTTATGA
- a CDS encoding ABC transporter substrate-binding protein, with translation MNRNQLNRRHFLILSTSTCIAALTANCAGQQSDSQTTSFDPKTASWDEILAAAKGTTVNWAMWGGSDKTNAYADQWVADQLKTQYDVTLNRVPLNDTVEAVNKVAGEVQAGQTSGGGIDLIWINGENFRTMKQGNLLFGPFRDKLPSNQFYDAGNAAVNLDFGLPIEGYSAPYTGSYYVMAADSAKVQQLPKNFTELLAWAKENPGRFAYVAPPQFDGSRFLLTALYGITGGYEQYTGADFNAALWDEKSPQVFAYLKELEPYLWRSGETYPPTQSRLQELFANGEIWMMPVFVSRVAEGLATGQFPKTTQAFTMPGISLNDPSFTAIPINAANPAGAMILANILSSPEGQLQKFKPDVWGDPPLLDTAKVADNLRSEFAKVEAGYGIPLKELIASTVPVVNAEYTTRLEKTWEEQIPG, from the coding sequence ATGAATCGTAATCAATTAAATCGTCGTCATTTCCTGATTCTGTCTACCAGTACTTGCATAGCAGCATTAACCGCAAACTGCGCTGGACAACAATCAGACTCGCAAACCACCAGCTTCGACCCCAAAACGGCTTCCTGGGATGAAATTCTGGCAGCAGCGAAGGGCACGACCGTCAACTGGGCGATGTGGGGCGGCAGCGATAAAACCAACGCCTACGCCGATCAGTGGGTGGCAGACCAGCTCAAAACCCAGTACGATGTCACCCTCAATCGCGTTCCCCTCAACGACACCGTCGAAGCGGTCAACAAAGTGGCAGGCGAAGTGCAGGCAGGACAGACCTCCGGCGGCGGCATCGATCTGATCTGGATTAACGGCGAAAACTTCCGCACGATGAAACAGGGCAATCTGCTGTTTGGCCCCTTCCGGGATAAGCTGCCGAGCAATCAGTTTTACGATGCCGGGAATGCCGCTGTGAATCTAGACTTTGGTTTGCCGATCGAAGGCTACTCCGCCCCCTACACGGGCAGCTATTACGTCATGGCAGCCGACAGCGCCAAAGTACAGCAGCTTCCCAAAAACTTTACCGAACTCCTTGCCTGGGCAAAGGAAAACCCCGGACGCTTTGCCTACGTTGCCCCACCCCAGTTTGACGGGAGCCGCTTTTTGCTGACCGCCCTCTACGGAATTACTGGCGGATACGAGCAGTACACCGGAGCAGACTTTAACGCAGCCCTGTGGGACGAAAAATCTCCCCAGGTGTTTGCCTATCTGAAGGAACTGGAACCCTATCTCTGGCGCAGCGGGGAAACCTATCCGCCGACCCAGAGCCGCCTGCAAGAGCTGTTTGCCAACGGCGAGATCTGGATGATGCCCGTGTTTGTCTCCAGGGTGGCGGAAGGACTGGCGACTGGACAATTTCCAAAAACGACCCAAGCCTTCACGATGCCGGGAATTTCACTCAACGATCCGTCCTTCACGGCGATTCCAATTAACGCAGCAAATCCGGCAGGGGCAATGATTCTGGCAAATATTCTTTCCAGTCCAGAGGGACAGTTGCAGAAGTTTAAGCCCGATGTGTGGGGCGACCCGCCACTGCTAGATACGGCGAAGGTTGCAGACAATCTGCGATCGGAGTTCGCTAAGGTAGAGGCGGGCTACGGGATTCCCCTCAAGGAACTGATTGCCAGCACGGTTCCAGTTGTGAATGCTGAATACACCACAAGACTCGAAAAAACCTGGGAAGAGCAAATTCCAGGATAA
- a CDS encoding ABC transporter permease: protein MSAVLPTQRTEIQKSARRSQWRTYGLAYGMLLPAVVIIGLLFGGGMVLAFLQSIGAIGILGAGNISLSAYQAALSNPEFIRSLGLSLYIAIVATGASTILSIALAMALRKAGRWASVACQITLPIPHLVGIAGILLLLSPSGLISRLFYAIGLIQSDQDFPLLVNDSANVGVLLHFLWKEIPFMTLILLAVLRGINPAYEMQARALGASPWQCFWNVTLPMMKSGILSSSLIVFGYIFSSFEVPFLLGSTRPRTLPVLVYRAFTDSDLTRRPEAIALGIILSILSILIIVAYSWVISRDRQSESGV from the coding sequence ATGTCGGCTGTACTGCCAACACAGAGAACAGAAATTCAGAAGTCAGCCCGGCGATCGCAGTGGCGCACCTATGGGCTGGCGTATGGGATGCTGCTTCCGGCGGTGGTCATCATTGGGCTGCTGTTTGGCGGCGGGATGGTGCTGGCGTTTTTGCAGAGCATTGGGGCAATTGGCATTCTGGGGGCGGGAAACATCTCCCTGTCCGCCTATCAAGCCGCATTGAGCAACCCGGAATTTATCCGATCGCTGGGACTTAGTTTGTATATTGCGATCGTGGCAACGGGGGCATCCACGATTTTAAGTATTGCCCTGGCGATGGCGCTCCGAAAAGCGGGACGATGGGCAAGCGTTGCCTGTCAAATTACCCTGCCGATTCCTCATCTGGTGGGCATTGCGGGGATTTTGCTGCTGCTGTCTCCGAGTGGTTTAATCTCACGACTGTTTTATGCGATCGGCTTAATCCAGTCGGATCAGGACTTTCCTTTATTAGTCAATGATTCAGCGAATGTGGGGGTTTTGCTGCACTTTCTCTGGAAGGAAATTCCGTTTATGACGCTGATTTTGCTGGCGGTGCTGCGGGGTATCAATCCGGCGTATGAGATGCAGGCAAGAGCACTGGGAGCAAGCCCCTGGCAGTGCTTCTGGAATGTGACGCTGCCCATGATGAAGTCCGGCATTCTATCCTCTAGTCTGATTGTGTTTGGCTACATTTTTTCATCCTTTGAAGTGCCCTTTTTACTGGGATCAACCCGTCCCCGTACCCTCCCCGTTCTCGTCTACCGCGCCTTTACCGACAGCGATTTGACCCGTCGCCCGGAAGCGATCGCCTTAGGAATAATTCTGTCTATTCTGTCAATTTTGATTATTGTGGCGTATTCCTGGGTTATATCTCGCGATCGTCAATCGGAAAGTGGAGTATAG
- a CDS encoding TniB family NTP-binding protein: MTLEGREQITLPARLIEPGAQESIARLQRQCFVELGTVQQFHAWLDDKRQCRQACRVIGDSRTGKTIACDAYRLKYASQTASGDAPIVPVIYWHATTETGQRELFVGLLEHLKYRITNGTISDLRERVYRLLRSCQVEMIILDEAHRFRPKTFSEIRDIFDLLGIAVVLVGTDRLDVVVRRDEQVHNRFMACHRFHRFDSQALEDTTAIWEEYVLRLPQPSDLTSATMQKILAATTRGYLGTLDEILRNAARRALESGQSRIEASLLNQVALEYK; encoded by the coding sequence ATGACATTAGAGGGTCGAGAACAGATTACGTTACCTGCCCGATTGATTGAGCCAGGAGCGCAAGAGTCGATCGCCCGACTTCAACGGCAATGCTTTGTGGAACTGGGGACGGTACAGCAGTTTCACGCCTGGTTAGATGACAAGCGGCAGTGTCGGCAGGCTTGTCGAGTGATTGGGGACTCCCGCACGGGAAAGACGATAGCCTGTGATGCATATCGGCTGAAATATGCGAGTCAAACTGCGAGTGGGGATGCGCCGATTGTGCCTGTGATCTACTGGCACGCGACGACGGAGACGGGGCAGCGGGAATTGTTCGTGGGGCTGCTGGAGCATTTGAAATATCGCATTACGAATGGCACAATTTCTGACTTACGCGAGCGAGTGTATCGCTTATTGCGATCGTGTCAGGTGGAGATGATCATTTTGGACGAAGCGCATCGGTTTCGCCCCAAAACCTTTTCGGAGATTCGGGACATCTTCGATTTGCTGGGGATTGCCGTGGTGCTGGTGGGAACGGATCGCCTCGATGTCGTAGTCCGACGGGATGAACAGGTGCATAACCGCTTCATGGCGTGTCACCGCTTTCATCGATTTGATAGCCAAGCTTTGGAGGATACGACAGCCATTTGGGAGGAATATGTATTGCGACTGCCCCAGCCCTCCGATCTGACCAGTGCAACGATGCAGAAGATTCTGGCAGCGACCACACGCGGATACCTGGGCACCCTCGATGAGATATTACGAAACGCGGCTCGACGTGCTTTAGAGAGCGGGCAATCTCGAATTGAAGCATCCTTGCTGAATCAAGTTGCGCTGGAGTACAAGTGA
- a CDS encoding amidohydrolase family protein — MQLPLVYTVNKSKTLPFQALSGLSKKFNLPLNVHVLETKLQRVLGQEKYGRSLVRYLHDLELLDERMQIIHAIWVDEKDMDLIAAAQCSVAHNPICNLKLGSGIMPFRQLRDRGINICLGSDEACSDDSLNMWSVAKLTGLLHNITDPDYRSWVKAPEVLWAMLRGGAKAMRLDRKVGRLAPGYEADLILLDLNTLAFTPLNDLRRQLIYCEQGSSVVLTMVAGQVVVENGKVLTIDEEAIKAEVRELMSTYQVSLKQLDSEAQKLEPYYQQMYFQAAATDVGMNRWAIDSR; from the coding sequence TTGCAGCTGCCTCTAGTTTATACCGTCAACAAATCTAAGACACTACCTTTTCAGGCACTGTCGGGGTTAAGCAAAAAGTTCAATCTGCCGCTCAACGTTCATGTCCTGGAAACCAAACTTCAGCGGGTGCTGGGGCAGGAGAAGTACGGTAGATCCCTGGTGCGCTATCTGCATGATCTGGAACTGCTGGATGAGCGGATGCAGATTATTCACGCGATCTGGGTGGACGAGAAGGATATGGATCTGATCGCGGCAGCGCAGTGTTCTGTCGCCCATAATCCTATCTGTAATCTGAAGTTGGGCAGTGGCATCATGCCCTTCCGACAGCTGCGCGATCGCGGCATTAATATTTGCCTTGGCAGCGACGAAGCCTGTTCTGATGATTCTTTGAATATGTGGTCGGTCGCGAAGCTCACAGGGCTGCTGCACAATATCACTGATCCGGACTATCGCTCCTGGGTAAAGGCACCGGAGGTTCTGTGGGCAATGCTGCGGGGTGGGGCAAAGGCAATGCGGCTAGACCGAAAAGTGGGAAGACTGGCTCCGGGCTATGAAGCCGACTTAATTCTGCTCGACCTGAATACCCTGGCATTTACGCCCCTCAACGATCTGCGCCGACAGCTGATCTACTGCGAACAGGGTTCCTCCGTGGTGCTAACGATGGTAGCGGGACAGGTGGTCGTGGAAAACGGCAAGGTACTGACGATCGACGAAGAAGCCATCAAAGCCGAAGTTCGAGAACTGATGTCCACCTATCAAGTATCGCTGAAACAGCTTGACAGCGAAGCACAGAAGCTAGAACCGTACTATCAGCAGATGTATTTTCAGGCGGCAGCGACGGATGTGGGCATGAATCGCTGGGCGATCGACTCAAGATAA
- a CDS encoding ABC transporter ATP-binding protein, whose amino-acid sequence MSHLVLQNLTKQFGGSTAVQDVWLEVQSGEVVALLGPSGCGKSTTLQMIAGVLQPDRGTIALDGQILNRVPPEKRDIALVLQRGLLFPHLTIGENVAFGLKMRGINRADREEKAIVMLRQVQLEGFADRKPSELSGGQAQRVALARSLVIHPKLLLLDEPLSALDANLREEMQDLILQLQQETGVTMLIVTHDQAEAVVMSQRIALMFNGSLRQVDSPERIYQQPADQTVAQFMGGVNFFSVEAHEQQWQLSNGLTLASEYAHQGAIQATIRPERIQVFAEKPTQPNISDNLIPATVTANRFTGTQRRLTLAIEPDLFLQAWVTPTQDFSVGRSVWIRLPPEALWSFPPPIVSPQTIPV is encoded by the coding sequence ATGAGTCATCTGGTGCTACAAAATCTGACGAAACAGTTTGGGGGCAGCACGGCGGTTCAGGATGTGTGGCTGGAGGTGCAGTCTGGTGAAGTGGTGGCGCTCCTGGGTCCGTCTGGCTGCGGTAAGTCCACGACGCTTCAGATGATTGCGGGCGTACTTCAACCCGATCGCGGCACGATCGCCCTGGATGGACAAATTCTCAATCGCGTTCCGCCGGAAAAGCGGGATATTGCCCTGGTGCTGCAACGCGGTCTGCTGTTTCCCCATCTCACCATCGGCGAAAATGTTGCCTTTGGACTCAAAATGCGCGGCATCAATCGGGCAGATCGGGAGGAAAAGGCGATCGTCATGCTGCGGCAGGTTCAGCTAGAGGGATTTGCCGATCGGAAACCGTCTGAGCTTTCGGGGGGACAGGCACAGCGGGTGGCTCTGGCACGATCGCTGGTGATTCACCCTAAATTGCTTTTGCTGGATGAGCCACTATCTGCGCTGGATGCGAATTTGCGGGAGGAAATGCAGGACTTAATTTTGCAGCTCCAGCAGGAAACGGGTGTCACCATGCTGATTGTTACCCATGATCAGGCGGAGGCGGTCGTGATGTCGCAGCGAATTGCCCTCATGTTTAACGGCAGTCTGCGTCAGGTAGACTCCCCGGAACGCATCTATCAGCAGCCTGCGGATCAGACCGTTGCTCAATTTATGGGGGGCGTTAATTTCTTCTCAGTGGAGGCACACGAACAGCAATGGCAGTTATCCAATGGTCTGACTCTAGCAAGTGAATATGCTCACCAAGGCGCTATACAGGCTACGATTCGTCCCGAACGGATTCAGGTCTTCGCCGAAAAGCCCACTCAGCCGAACATCTCGGATAATCTCATTCCTGCCACCGTCACTGCCAATCGATTTACCGGAACGCAAAGACGATTAACTTTAGCGATCGAGCCAGATCTGTTTCTGCAAGCCTGGGTTACGCCGACGCAGGATTTTTCAGTTGGGCGATCGGTCTGGATACGCCTGCCCCCGGAGGCACTCTGGTCTTTTCCGCCGCCGATCGTTTCTCCCCAAACTATTCCGGTTTAA